In Pseudomonas sp. HR96, the DNA window CAACTACGGGCAGATCGTCACCGCCTGGGTGAAGAAATTCGTCGAGCAGGCCGGCGGTTCGAGCGCCGGCATCGAGTTCTTCCCGCTGGACGTGACCAACTTCGGCGCGACCATCTCCAAGATCCAGGAAGCCAAGCCGGACTTCGTGTGGTCGGCGCTGGTGGGCGGCGCGCACATGTCGTTCTACCGCCAATGGAAGGCCGCCGGCATGACCGGCAAGCTGCCGATCGCCTCCACCACCTTCGCCGGCGGCAACGAGCACATCGTGCTGTCGCCCGAGGAAAGCAACGGCATCCTCATCTGCCAGAACTACGTGCAGGAGCTGCAGACGCCGCTCAACCTGGCGTTCGTCGAGCGTTTCCACAAGCGCTTCGGCGCCGACTACCCGTACATCACCGAGCTGGCCATGGCCACCTACCAGGGCATGCTGCTGTGGGCCGAGGGCGTGCGCCAGGCCGGCAGCGTGGAGCGCATGGCGGTGATCCAGGCGCTGGAGAAAGGCGTGAGCCTGGACCTGCCCAGCGGCAAGGTGACCATCGACCCGGCCACCCACCACTGCATCCTCGACGTGCACATCGCCGAGGTGCGCGACCATCGCCTGGAGGTGGTGCAAAGCTTCGCCCAGCAGGCGCCGTCGGACACCGCCGCGGTGTGCGACCTGGTGAAGAACCCACGCGACGCCAAGCAGTACAGCATCGCGCTGTAAGGAGGCCGGTATGGATTGGGCTGCAGTCTTTTCGCTACAGATCATCGGCGCCATCGCCACCCTGGTGCTGCTCAGCATCGGCCTGGCCGTGGTGTTCGGCATGATGAAGATCATCAACCTGGCGCACGGCGAGTTCATGATGCTCGGCGGTTATGTGGCGGTGCTCGCCACCCACAACCTGCATGTGCCGATCTGGATCTCCATCCTGGTCCTGGCGCCGCTCACCGTCGGGCTGTTCGGCATGCTGGTGGAGCGTCTGCTGGTGCGCCACCTGTACGGGCGCATGATCGACACCATGCTCGCCACCTGGGGCCTGAGCCTGGCGCTGACCGGCACCGCCACCATGCTGTTCGGCAACACCACGGTGGGCATCAGCTCGCCGTTGCCGGGCATTGCCCTGGGCGCCTACCAGACCAGCGGCTACGGCCTGTTCGTGATCGCCGTGGCGCTGACGGTGCTGCTGGGCATGTGGGCGCTGCTGCGTTACACCGAGTTCGGCCTGTGCGCTCGCGCGACCATGCAGAACGCGAAAATGGCCGCGGCGCTCGGCGCCCACCCCGGACGCATCTACAGCCTCACCTTTGGCCTGGGCGCTGCGCTGGCCGGGCTGGGGGGCGCGGTGCTGGCACCGTTGACCGGGGTCATCCCGACCCTGGGCGCGGCCTACATCGCCAAGGCCTTCATCACCGTGATCGGCGGCGGCAGTGCGGTCATTGTCGGCACGTTGAGTGCAGCCACAGCCTTTGGCGTGATCAGCCAGGTGGTGACTTTCTTCAGTACGCCGGTGTTCGGTGAAGTGGCGCTGCTGCTGGCGGCCATCGTGTTGATTCGGGTGTTGCCCCAGGGCATCACCGGGCGGTTCTTTCGGAGGGCGTTCTGATGCCTGCATGGCGTGATCTGCTACCGCTGCTGGGCTGCGGCCTGGCGGCCCTGCTGGTGGGCGTGCTGCCGCACTGGCTCGACCTGTTCAGCCTGCTGTCGCTGACGGTGTACCTGGTGATGGCGCTGCTGGCCCTGAGCCTGGCGTTCATCTGGGGCTTTGGCGGCATCCTGTGCTTCGGCCAGGCGGCCTTCTTCGGCCTCGGCGCCTACGCCTATGCCGTCGGCGTGATCGACCTGGGCGACAGCACCTGGCCGGTGTTGCTGGCCATCCTGGTGCCGGCGCTGTTCGCCGCCGCCATGGGCTACTTCATGTTCTACGGCGGCATCAGCGACGTCTACCTGGGGGTCATCACCCTGGCGGTGACGCTGATTCTGTTCAACGTGATGAACTCCACCTCGGGCAGCGAATACCACATCGGCAGTGCCCTGCTCGGCGGCTTCAACGGGATTCCGGCGATACCGACCCTCAACCTGCCCTTCAACCCGGACCGGGTGCTGGAGCCGGAAACGCTGTTCCAGGTGATCGGCGGCGCGTTGATTCTCTGCTACCTGGGCCTGCGCGGGCTGCTGGCCAGCCGCTTCGGCAAAGTCGTGGTGGCGATTCGCGAGAACGAACAGCGCGCCGGCCTGCTGGGCTACGACACGCGCCTGCACAAGTTGATCGTGTTCAGCCTGGGCGGCGGCATCGCCGGCCTGGCCGGCTGCCTGTTCGCCAACTGGGGGGCCTTCGTCAGCCCCGGCGTGTTCGGCCTGGCGCAGTCGGCGCAGATCATCATCTGGGTCATCGTCGGCGGTCGCGGCACCCTGTTCGGGCCGATCCTGGCCTGTATCGGCCTGCAAGCGCTGATGGCGCGGCTGGGCCAGCAACCGACCGTGGACAGCGGCCTGGTACTGGGGCTGATCCTGCTGACCTTCGTCATGCTGCTGCCCCGGGGCCTGCTGCCCAGCCTCGGTTCGTTGCTGGCGCGGCTGAGCCGTCGCCGCGCAGCGCCGGTGCCCGCCACCCCTGCACAGGAGCGCAGCGCATGACCGCCCTTCTGCAAACCCGGGGCCTGGGCGTCAGCTTTGGCGGCGTGCACGCGGTCAAGGCCGTGGACTTCACCCTGCAACCCGGCGAACTACGCTGCCTGATCGGCCCCAACGGCGCCGGCAAGAGCACCTTCTTCAAGCTGCTCAGTGGCCAACTCAAGCCCAGCCACGGCACCTGCCACTTCCAGGGCCAGCTCACCAGCGGCCTGGCACCGCACCGTATCGCCCGCCTGGGCATCGGCATCAAGACCCAGACCCCCAGCGTGTTCGACGGCCTCGACGTGCTGGAAAACCTGCGCCTGGCCGCCAGCCGCCTGCAGCCTGCCGCCCAGGCCCGGCAGACCGCCGAGCAGACCCTGGAGCGCATCGGCCTGACCGAGCAGCGCCAGCGTCTGGTCGGTGACCTCGCCCACGGCCAGCGGCAATGGGTCGAGCTGGGCATGATCCTCGCCTCGCGGCCGACCCTGGTGCTGCTCGATGAACCGGCCGCCGGCATGACCTACCAGGAGGTGCGCAAGACCGCCGCGCTGATCAAGGAGATCAACGCCCACAGCACCGTGGTCGTGGTGGAGCACGACATGGAATTCATCCGCCTGATCGCCGGCACCGTCACGGTGTTCAACCAGGGCGCGATTCTGGCCCAGGGCAGCTTTGCCGATGTCACCCAGGATGCCCGCGTACGCGAGGCCTACCTGGGCAAACAGGAGATTCGCCATGCTTGAAGTCAATGGCTTGTGTGCCGGCTATGGCCGGGTCCCGGTGCTGCGCGACATCGCCCTGAGCAGCGCGGCCGACGCCTGCATCGGCGTGCTCGGGCGCAATGGCATGGGCAAGACCACCTTGCTGCGCGCGCTGATCGGCGAGTTGCCGGCGCTGTCCGGCAGCCTGCGTTTCGCCGGGCACGACCTGAGCCGCGCCGCCGCTCACCAGCGCGCCCGTGCCGGGATCGGCTATGTGCCTCAGGGCCGGCAGATCTTCCCGTTCCTCACGGTGCGGGAAAACCTGCGCATGGGCTGCGTCAAGGACTTTGCCAAGGCCCCGGCCACCATCGCGCGCGTGCTCGCCGACTTCCCGCGCCTGCAACGCCTGCTCGACCAACCCGGCGGCGCGCTGTCGGGGGGTGAGCAGCAGCTGCTGGCCCTGGCCCGCTGCCTGTGCGGCGAGCCGCGGCTGATGCTGTTGGACGAGCCCACCGAGGGCATCCAGCCGTCGATCTGCGACGAAATCATCGAGACCCTGCAGCGCCTGCGCCGCGAACAGGGCCTGGGCATCATCCTGGTGGAGCAGGACATCGACTTTCTCACCGCCCTGGCCGACCGCATCCTGATCATCGAAAACGGCCAACTGGTCGATGAAGTCGACCCTACCCAAACCAGCGCCGAAGCCCTCGCGGAGCGCTTCATGGGCTTTCATTCCTGAGGAACTGCCGCCATGTCCATTCCCCGTCCCACCCTTGCCGAGCTGGCCGCCACCGGCGAACAGCTGGGCCTGCAAGTGCCGGCGCCGCTGCTGGCCGAATACGCCCAGATCCTCGAAGCGGTCTGGCAGGACTACGACCGCCTCGAACAACTGGACACCACACCCGCCCCCCCAGCCTACCCGCGCGGCCCGGGCACCCTGCCCGAGCCCGCGCAGAACCCCTACAACGCCTGGTACGTGCGCACCGACCTGCACGGCGCGGTCAGCGGCCCGCTGGCCGGCAAGCGGGTGGCCCTCAAGGACAACATCTGCCTGGCCGGCGTGCCGATGATGAACGGCGCCTCGACCCTGCGCGGCTACGTGCCCGACCTCGACGCCACCGTGGCCACCCGGGTGCTCGACGCCGGTGGGCAGATTCTCGGCAAGGCCCACTGCGAGTTCTTCTGCGTCTCGGGCAGCAGCCACACCAATGCCACCGGCGCGGTGCACAACCCGCGCAACCCCGGGCACTCCACCGGCGGCTCGTCGTCCGGTTGCGCCGCGCTGATCGCCGCCGGCGAGGTGGACCTGGCCATCGGTACCGACCAGGGCGGCTCGGTGCGCATCCCGGCGGCCTACTCGGGCATCTACGGAATGAAGCCGACCCACGGCCTGATCCCCTACACCGGCATCATGCCCATCGAAATGACCCTGGACCACGCCGGGGTCATGAGCGCCAACGTCGCCGACAACGCCCTGCTGCTGGAGGCGCTCGCCGGCAGCGACGGCCTGGACCCGCGCCAGGACCGCCAGGTGCCGGTGCAGCGCTACACCGAGGCGCTGGGCAAAGGCCTGGCGGGGCTGCGCATCGGCGTGGTCAGCGAGGGCTTCGGCCACGTCAATTCCGAGCCGGACGTCGACCTGGCGGTGCGCCGCGCCGCGGCACTGTTCGCCGAGCTGGGCGCGCGGGTCGAAGAGGTCTCGATCCCGCTGCATGCCCTGGGGCACGCGATCTGGACGCCGATTGCCGTGGAAGGCACCACGCAGCTGTTGCAGGGCTACAATTACGGCTCCAACTGGAAGGGGCTGTATGTGCAAAGCCTGATGCACGCGCAACAAGGGTGGCAGCGCCAGGCGGCGGCCTTCCCCCACGACCTCAAGACCTGCCTGCTGGCCGGGCAGTTCGCCCACCAGCGCTTTGCCGGGCAGCACTATGCCAAGGCGCAGAATGCCGCGCGGCAACTGCGTGCGGCCTACGACGCGCAGCTGGCCCACTACGACCTGCTGCTGATGCCGACGGTGCCGTTGAAGGCGCCGCGGCTGCCGAGCGCCCATGCCAGCGCCAGTGACTGGGTCAGCCGCGCCCTGGAGATGAACGCCAACACAGCGCCGTTCGACGTCACCGGCCACCCGGCGATCTCCATCCCGTGCGGCCTGTCGCAGGGGTTGCCGGTGGGCCTGATGCTGATCGCCGGCGACTACCAGGAGGCCACGCTGTACCAGGCCGCCCATGGTTTCGAACAGCACATCGATTGGGAAAGCCTCACCTCATGACTGCCCAGCCCTACAAGGTCGGCCTGCTGTTTTCCGAGCACAGCCTGACGGCCGCCTCTGAAACCACCCAGGCCAACGCCACCCACCTGGCCATCGCCGAGGTCAACGCCAGTGGCGGCATCGGCGGACGGCCGTTGCTGGCCATCGACGGCCACCCCGGTGCCGAACCTGGCGACTATCGCGACAGCGCCCTGCAACTGTGCGACGAGCATCAAGTGCAGGTGCTGTTCGGCACGCACATGTCGAGCACGCGCAAGACCGTGCTGCCGGTGGTCGAGAGCCGCCGCCGGCTGTTGTTCTACCCGACCATGTACGAAGGCTTCGAGTACTCGCCCTACTGCTTCTACACCGGCTCCGCGCCCAACCAGAACTCGCTGCAGCTGGCGCGCTATGTGCTTGAGCACTTCGGCAATCGGGTACTGTTCGTCGGCGGTGCCTACGTCTACCCGTTCGAGTCCAACCGCATCATGCGCGAGCTGTTCGAGCAGGCCGGCGGCGAGGTGGTCGATGAAATCTACCTGCCCTTCCACGCCACTGGCGAGGACTTCATGCGGGTCATGCAGCGGGTGCGGGCAACCGCGCCGGACGCCATCTATTCCACCATCGTCGGCAGTGACATCCCGCCGTTGTACCGCGCCTACCGCCGCGCGGGTTTCGATCCGGCCGTCACGCCCATCGTCAGCCTGGCCACCAACGAGGTCGACGTGCTGGCCATGACCGCCGAAGAAGCCGAGGGGCATGTCGCCGCCGCGCCCTGGTTCTCCACCCTGCAGACCCCGGCCAGCCAGGCCTTCGTCGCGCGCTACCAGGCGCGCTTCGGCGAACAGGCGCCGCTCACCGCCGGCGCCGAGGCGGCGTATTTCCAGGTGCACCTGTTCGCCGAGGCCGCGCGGCGGGCCGCCGATGACTCGGTGCAGGCCCTGCGCGAAGCCCTGGCCGGGGCCAGCTATGCTGCGCCCCAGGGCCAGGTGCGCATCGACACGCAAACCCAGCACACCTGGCTGTGGCCACGGGTCGCCCGGCTGGACCACCAGCGCCGCTTCCAGACGGTGCTGGAGAGTCCGCACGCAGTGCCGCCGAGCCCCTACATGGTCGATTACCAGCTGGATGTGCAGCCATGACGCGCCGGAGGCCGCTATGACCCACGCCCCTTCGCTGCTGCGCGAACTCAAGGGCCTGCGCGTGCTGGTGATCCATCCCCAGGACAGCGAAGCGCACATCGTGCTCGAACAGCTGCAGCGCATCGGCTGCATCGTCGAACAGCGCTGGCCGGTGCCGGTACGCCTGCCCGAAGCGGTGGACGTGGTGCTGCTGGCCATCGAACTGAGCCAGCGCGCCAACACCCAGCAGTTGATCGAGGGGCTGAGCGAACAGGCGCCGCCGATCATCGCCGTGGTCGGCTACGAAAACCCGTCGATGCTGCAACTGGTGCTGGAAACCCAGCCCGCCGCGGTCATCGAACGACCGCTGCGGCCCTTCGGCCTGCTCACCCAACTGTTGATGGCCAGGGCGGCCTGGCGCGCGCGCATCGACCTGCTCGCCGAGCTGCGCAAGCTGCAAGGTCGCCAGCCGGCCGTGGCGAAGATCTCCATGGCCAAGACCCTGCTCATGGCCCGCCATCGCCTCGGCGAAAACGACGCCCACCGCCGCCTGCAACGCGAGGCGATGGCCAGCCGCACCAGCATGGAAGCCATCGCCCAGCAGATCATCGATGCCGGCCTGCCGGCAGCCCTTGAATGACTGACTAAAAAATTAAATCGAGGTCACCCATGCACGGATTCACCTTCAGCAGCACTGCCCACCTGATCTGCGCCGCCGGCAGTGCCACTGGCCTGGCAGTACAATGCGCCAGTTGCGGCGCGCGCAACGTCTTGCTGGTGACCGACGCCGGCATCCTGCGCCATGGCCTGCTCGACGGCGTGCTGCCCGGCTTTGCCGCCGCCGGCGTCAACGTGGCGGTGTACAGCGAGGTGCTGGCCGACCCTTCCGAAGCCGTGGTGCTGGCCGCCACCGCGCAGGCCCGGGCCATGCAGGCCGACCTGAT includes these proteins:
- a CDS encoding transporter substrate-binding domain-containing protein, with amino-acid sequence MTAQPYKVGLLFSEHSLTAASETTQANATHLAIAEVNASGGIGGRPLLAIDGHPGAEPGDYRDSALQLCDEHQVQVLFGTHMSSTRKTVLPVVESRRRLLFYPTMYEGFEYSPYCFYTGSAPNQNSLQLARYVLEHFGNRVLFVGGAYVYPFESNRIMRELFEQAGGEVVDEIYLPFHATGEDFMRVMQRVRATAPDAIYSTIVGSDIPPLYRAYRRAGFDPAVTPIVSLATNEVDVLAMTAEEAEGHVAAAPWFSTLQTPASQAFVARYQARFGEQAPLTAGAEAAYFQVHLFAEAARRAADDSVQALREALAGASYAAPQGQVRIDTQTQHTWLWPRVARLDHQRRFQTVLESPHAVPPSPYMVDYQLDVQP
- a CDS encoding ANTAR domain-containing response regulator produces the protein MTHAPSLLRELKGLRVLVIHPQDSEAHIVLEQLQRIGCIVEQRWPVPVRLPEAVDVVLLAIELSQRANTQQLIEGLSEQAPPIIAVVGYENPSMLQLVLETQPAAVIERPLRPFGLLTQLLMARAAWRARIDLLAELRKLQGRQPAVAKISMAKTLLMARHRLGENDAHRRLQREAMASRTSMEAIAQQIIDAGLPAALE
- a CDS encoding ABC transporter ATP-binding protein gives rise to the protein MLEVNGLCAGYGRVPVLRDIALSSAADACIGVLGRNGMGKTTLLRALIGELPALSGSLRFAGHDLSRAAAHQRARAGIGYVPQGRQIFPFLTVRENLRMGCVKDFAKAPATIARVLADFPRLQRLLDQPGGALSGGEQQLLALARCLCGEPRLMLLDEPTEGIQPSICDEIIETLQRLRREQGLGIILVEQDIDFLTALADRILIIENGQLVDEVDPTQTSAEALAERFMGFHS
- a CDS encoding ABC transporter permease subunit, which encodes MDWAAVFSLQIIGAIATLVLLSIGLAVVFGMMKIINLAHGEFMMLGGYVAVLATHNLHVPIWISILVLAPLTVGLFGMLVERLLVRHLYGRMIDTMLATWGLSLALTGTATMLFGNTTVGISSPLPGIALGAYQTSGYGLFVIAVALTVLLGMWALLRYTEFGLCARATMQNAKMAAALGAHPGRIYSLTFGLGAALAGLGGAVLAPLTGVIPTLGAAYIAKAFITVIGGGSAVIVGTLSAATAFGVISQVVTFFSTPVFGEVALLLAAIVLIRVLPQGITGRFFRRAF
- a CDS encoding ATP-binding cassette domain-containing protein translates to MTALLQTRGLGVSFGGVHAVKAVDFTLQPGELRCLIGPNGAGKSTFFKLLSGQLKPSHGTCHFQGQLTSGLAPHRIARLGIGIKTQTPSVFDGLDVLENLRLAASRLQPAAQARQTAEQTLERIGLTEQRQRLVGDLAHGQRQWVELGMILASRPTLVLLDEPAAGMTYQEVRKTAALIKEINAHSTVVVVEHDMEFIRLIAGTVTVFNQGAILAQGSFADVTQDARVREAYLGKQEIRHA
- a CDS encoding amidase encodes the protein MSIPRPTLAELAATGEQLGLQVPAPLLAEYAQILEAVWQDYDRLEQLDTTPAPPAYPRGPGTLPEPAQNPYNAWYVRTDLHGAVSGPLAGKRVALKDNICLAGVPMMNGASTLRGYVPDLDATVATRVLDAGGQILGKAHCEFFCVSGSSHTNATGAVHNPRNPGHSTGGSSSGCAALIAAGEVDLAIGTDQGGSVRIPAAYSGIYGMKPTHGLIPYTGIMPIEMTLDHAGVMSANVADNALLLEALAGSDGLDPRQDRQVPVQRYTEALGKGLAGLRIGVVSEGFGHVNSEPDVDLAVRRAAALFAELGARVEEVSIPLHALGHAIWTPIAVEGTTQLLQGYNYGSNWKGLYVQSLMHAQQGWQRQAAAFPHDLKTCLLAGQFAHQRFAGQHYAKAQNAARQLRAAYDAQLAHYDLLLMPTVPLKAPRLPSAHASASDWVSRALEMNANTAPFDVTGHPAISIPCGLSQGLPVGLMLIAGDYQEATLYQAAHGFEQHIDWESLTS
- a CDS encoding ABC transporter substrate-binding protein, which gives rise to MAINRRTFLRSTALSAAALSALSLKSFSAFAADDAINIASLYDSSGGLDIYGKPIVDALTFAVEELNAAGGLLGRPLNLIKYDTQSNMQLYAQYAQQAALKDKAAVVHAGITSSSREVVRPVLDRYKTLYFYDTQYEGGVCDRNFFATGVTPGQTVEKLVAHVTEKWGKKVYIVAADYNYGQIVTAWVKKFVEQAGGSSAGIEFFPLDVTNFGATISKIQEAKPDFVWSALVGGAHMSFYRQWKAAGMTGKLPIASTTFAGGNEHIVLSPEESNGILICQNYVQELQTPLNLAFVERFHKRFGADYPYITELAMATYQGMLLWAEGVRQAGSVERMAVIQALEKGVSLDLPSGKVTIDPATHHCILDVHIAEVRDHRLEVVQSFAQQAPSDTAAVCDLVKNPRDAKQYSIAL
- a CDS encoding ABC transporter permease subunit, which translates into the protein MPAWRDLLPLLGCGLAALLVGVLPHWLDLFSLLSLTVYLVMALLALSLAFIWGFGGILCFGQAAFFGLGAYAYAVGVIDLGDSTWPVLLAILVPALFAAAMGYFMFYGGISDVYLGVITLAVTLILFNVMNSTSGSEYHIGSALLGGFNGIPAIPTLNLPFNPDRVLEPETLFQVIGGALILCYLGLRGLLASRFGKVVVAIRENEQRAGLLGYDTRLHKLIVFSLGGGIAGLAGCLFANWGAFVSPGVFGLAQSAQIIIWVIVGGRGTLFGPILACIGLQALMARLGQQPTVDSGLVLGLILLTFVMLLPRGLLPSLGSLLARLSRRRAAPVPATPAQERSA